A window of the Brassica oleracea var. oleracea cultivar TO1000 chromosome C1, BOL, whole genome shotgun sequence genome harbors these coding sequences:
- the LOC106325303 gene encoding uncharacterized protein LOC106325303 translates to MGESYELEEGEFNCSAIYDLDVDLSYIDKKIENVLGDLQKKFELGSLDMFGPQVYKYGSFLPTYKRSPAVPPCQRSFMENNNAQRFPNNLPVKNVVQKFQSLPATSCKPASIQDSKTNQSSGSLLPHAPGKVTIKKEDARIPGNDSSDHKPIRLRIKMGSKILSQKVTMVCKDLGLDDSPTRNSHDDSSRMLPHTSLEKTSESPSRILQEMTAIPVPEDLLMSPLPENLLNLKDKEKRSTLLGNEPVTKPGKVPFIQTQNKFSDVLGCGETPSGRRKRKAVDCFNATTLNETSSIGEVKKQKVSSTGALARESTTCGINSTSDGFTRKSNLQKGIKKDVEGDPRVSIAKSNRMKVVGKHAEKEKKIYPIKLKQNSSKSSFGDKVLSKMPSKDTENKVDFALAPASTSLDLDSWAECDTCKKWRLLPFSENPDKLPDKWVCSMQTWLPGMNHCRISQEETTNAIISTHGAKVHGPETSNADKSYHQSLTSGSLPNLIERKPQGVSSKIMVDAAKPTKSTSQVLKIKNIKLPLKTCNAAQISTDQKAKGRSAGIQIKIKKEKDGDNQESESSKQIKTGDGNKLSRDLKAEEIHCKRDLDCTPAERKTKRHDNDLYPSDVERVTKKRLLKPDHQPQPTTGSGSLCIKAHGIVSTPARKFGDLSCSSLKTFLENRAGVTNVNGITHETMDRSSKSANDILQEAEKLKKLADCFKNSGFDNEYKEVNFDAALKFLLGASIMEMSSTEKVEDGRMSHVEAYHTAAKLSESCAHQYETKKEMSAAALAYKCVEVACMRVVYCRSLGLSGELNELQKMVQMTPQGESPSSSASDVDSFCRQGVIDKSAKTKRGLSHGVGTLLPVARNHQSFVPLLEVTESMNLAMEASAKSQQALGAVTVVTSEETLHKDCVSAIKKVVDFSFHDVEALIQMIEVARDVLSSSKVRGP, encoded by the exons ATGGGAGAAAGTTATGAACTTGAAGAAGGAGAGTTTAATTGTTCTGCTATTTATGATCTTGACGTTGATCTCTCCTACATT GACAAGAAGATAGAGAATGTACTAGGCGACTTACAAAAAAAGTTTGAACTGGGATCCTTGGATATGTTTG GTCCACAAGTCTATAAATATGGATCATTTTTGCCCACTTACAAGCGTTCTCCTGCGGTGCCACCATGTCAAAGGAGTTTCATGGAGAATAATAACGCCCAGAGATTTCCAAACAACTTACCAGTGAAG AACGTTGTTCAGAAGTTTCAGTCACTACCTGCTACTTCTTGTAAACCAGCAAGTATTCAGGATTCCAAGACCAATCAGTCTTCAGGTTCCCTTTTGCCTCATGCTCCTGGAAAGGTTACCATAAAGAAAGAAGATGCTAGAATACCAGGCAATGATTCGTCTGATCATAAGCCGATTAGACTTCGGATCAAAATGGGTTCTAAAATCTTGTCTCAAAAGGTCACGATGGTTTGCAAGGATCTTGGTCTTGATGATTCCCCAACCCGAAACAGCCATGATGATAGTAGCAGAATGCTGCCACATACATCTCTGGAGAAGACAAGTGAATCTCCCTCCCGTATTCTTCAG GAAATGACTGCCATCCCTGTCCCAGAGGATCTACTGATGTCCCCTCTTCCTGAGAATCTACTTAATTTGAAGGATAAGGAGAAGCGATCTACGTTATTAGGCAATGAACCAGTAACTAAGCCAGGGAAGGTTCCTTTTATTCAGACACAGAACAAGTTTTCTGATGTTTTAGGCTGTGGGGAAACTCCAAGTGGAAGGAGGAAAAGGAAAGCGGTTGACTGCTTTAATGCTACCACTTTGAATGAGACTTCATCAATTGGTGAGGTGAAGAAGCAAAAAGTTTCTTCCACTGGTGCCTTAGCCAGGGAGAGCACAACTTGTGGGATAAATTCTACTAGTGATGGGTTTACAAGAAAAAGTAACTTGCAGAAAGGTATTAAAAAGGATGTTGAAGGTGATCCTAGAGTCTCCATTGCTAAGTCAAACAGAATGAAGGTTGTTGGGAAACATGCTGAGAAGGAGAAAAAGATATATCCAATAAAGTTGAAACAGAACAGTAGCAAAAGTAGCTTTGGTGATAAAGTTTTATCAAAGATGCCTTCCAAGGATACTGAAAATAAAGTTGATTTTGCGCTTGCACCTGCCTCCACTAGTCTTGACCTTGATAGTTGGGCCGAATGTGATACCTGTAAAAAATGGCGGCTACTGCCCTTCAGCGAAAACCCTGATAAGCTGCCTGATAAGTGGGTGTGTAGCATGCAAACCTGGCT GCCTGGGATGAATCATTGTCGCATCAGCCAGGAAGAGACAACAAACGCTATTATATCCACTCATGGTGCTAAGGTTCACGGTCCTGAGACTAGTAATGCTGATAAAAGCTACCACCAATCTTTAACTTCTGGTTCTTTGCCTAATCTGATTGAGAGAAAGCCACAAGGAGTTTCAAGCAAAATCATGGTTGATGCTGCAAAGCCTACGAAAAGCACCTCACAGGTGCTTAAAATAAAAAACATAAAGCTGCCGCTCAAAACTTGTAATGCTGCTCAGATATCCACAGACCAGAAAGCAAAGGGGCGATCGGCAG GTATTCAGATAAAGATCAAGAAGGAAAAGGATGGTGACAATCAAGAAAGTGAAAGTTCCAAGCAAATCAAGACCGGTGATGGCAACAAACTCTCCCGAGATCTAAAAGCAGAAGAGATTCATTGTAAACGAGATCTAGATTGTACTCCAGCAGAGAGGAAAACAAAGCGTCATGACAATGATTTGTACCCTTCGGATGTAGAACGAGTCACAAAGAAAAGATTACTCAAACCTGACCACCAACCTCAACCAACAACTGGTAGTGGCTCCTTATGCATAAAAGCTCATGGCATTGTCAGTACTCCTGCGAGAAAGTTTGGTGATTTGTCTTGCTCAAGTCTGAAAACATTCCTCGAAAATAGAGCTGGGGTTACGAATGTCAATGGCATTACTCATGAGACTATGGATAGATCCTCCAAGTCTGCGAATGATATACTTCAAGAGGCTGAAAAGCTGAAAAAGCTTGCTGACTGTTTCAAG AACTCTGGATTTGACAATGAATACAAGGAGGTCAACTTCGACGCTGCTCTCAAGTTTCTACTTGGAGCTTCGATTATGGAAATGTCCAGTACCGAGAAAGTGGAAGATGGGAGGATGAGCCATGTTGAAGCGTACCATACTGCTGCAAAACTTTCAGA AAGCTGTGCCCATCAATATGAAACAAAGAAAGAAATGTCTGCAGCTGCTTTGGCCTATAAATGCGTGGAAGTGGCTTGCATGAGGGTTGTGTATTGCAGAAGTCTAGGTCTGAGTGGAGAATTGAATGAATTGCAGAAAATGGTACAGATGACTCCTCAAG GTGAATCACCCTCATCATCTGCATCTGATGTCGATAGCTTTTGTCGTCAAGGAGTGATTGATAAGTCTGCTAAAACAAAAAGAGGGCTTTCCCATGGTGTTGGAACTCTTCTCCCTGTTGCTAGAAACCATCAAAGTTTTGTTCCGTTACTTGAAGTT ACAGAGAGTATGAATCTGGCAATGGAAGCATCGGCAAAATCCCAACAAGCTCTTGGAGCAGTCACTGTTGTCACCTCTGAAGAAACTTTGCACAAAGACTGTGTCTCCGCAATCAAGAAAGTTGTCGACTTTAGTTTCCATGATGTTGAAGCGCTTATTCAGATGATTGAGGTAGCCAGGGATGTTCTAAGTTCGTCAAAAGTCCGTGGCCCATAG